In one window of Miscanthus floridulus cultivar M001 chromosome 12, ASM1932011v1, whole genome shotgun sequence DNA:
- the LOC136496114 gene encoding putative FBD-associated F-box protein At5g56400 yields MGYSTMGVRSRSRSKRRRSATLSVGDGGVGGDLISSLPDDLLVRILDLLPDTRDVVRTHALSRRWRGLWTGVPALRFNSVRWPAVRMEAGAGEQYLAFADDALMLRAKATRRRCAVKDLVISLNIMSQKTEELVPRSFQAAQGWIRYAVQHEVKSLILKLELPWIYEDRLAQGGHEHPVMAIDELATYAKLDTMHLRLGFAQLELSFSSSSMVVFTSLTDLSLEDTTVAGHLLSRLVSSPCCPRLRKLRLDHLHLSTTGDLLLEASVLLELSLDKIENMQSLELRTPSLRVLHVVHCYDLEVFTVSAPRIDDLMFWAQQPLRIDDINQMSGSVS; encoded by the exons ATGGGCTACTCCACGATGGGCGTGCGAAGCAGGTCGAGATCGAAACGACGACGAAGCGCGACTCTATCCGTCGGTGACGGCGGCGTCGGCGGAGACCTCATCAGCAGCCTCCCTGATGACCTGCTGGTGCGCATCCTGGACCTGCTCCCCGACACGAGGGACGTCGTGCGCACCCACGCGCTCTCGCGGCGGTGGCGTGGCCTGTGGACGGGTGTCCCCGCCCTCCGCTTCAACTCCGTCAGATGGCCGGCGGTTCGCATGGAAGCCGGTGCCGGTGAACAGTACCTTGCCTTCGCCGACGACGCTCTCATGCTTCGTGCTAAAGCAACAAGGAGGCGTTGCGCTGTCAAAGATCTGGTGATCTCGCTCAACATTATGTCTCAAAAAACAGAAGAGCTCGTGCCACGGTCCTTCCAGGCCGCACAGGGATGGATCCGGTACGCTGTGCAGCACGAGGTGAAATCTTTAATCCTTAAACTGGAGCTTCCGTGGATCTACGAGGACCGCCTAGCCCAAGGAGGCCATGAGCATCCTGTGATGGCCATTGATGAGCTAGCTACCTATGCAAAGCTGGATACAATGCATTTAAGATTGGGTTTCGCACAACTTGAACTgtcgttttcttcttcttccatggTGGTATTCACGTCCCTCACAGATCTTTCCCTTGAAGATACAACGGTCGCAGGCCACCTCCTTTCTCGCCTTGTGTCGTCACCATGCTGCCCGCGCCTACGTAAGCTTCGGCTGGATCATCTTCACCTCTCTACGACGGGGGACTTGCTCCTTGAGGCCAGCGTACTTTTAGAGCTATCGCTAGACAAGATAGAGAATATGCAATCCTTAGAACTCAGGACTCCTAGCCTCCGGGTTCTCCATGTTGTGCACTGCTACGATCTTGAGGTGTTCACGGTCTCGGCTCCAAGGATAGATGATCTCATGTTCTGGGCGCAACAACCTTTGCGTATTGATGAC ATCAACCAGATGTCTGGAAGTGTCTCTTAA